Proteins from one Desmodus rotundus isolate HL8 chromosome 9, HLdesRot8A.1, whole genome shotgun sequence genomic window:
- the SYNPO2 gene encoding synaptopodin-2 isoform X2 — protein sequence MGTGEFVCVSMTGGAPWGFRLQGGREQKQPLRVAKIRSQSKASGSGLREGDEVVSINGRPCAGLSHPQVVELMESVLDSLHLLVKRASSGMSGTPIPETETRTQQHPPQEGDVESTTLQIRPAPPSQDREPCTVPIQSGVPLTKDQGGGPTFPGSREETGLSCPETPHMPASPKGHSREELVRPGPVVELQLSLSQEVHTGTGVPVVALLGAETSQGPDPGPNLDCSGVAHINSAPSGEKAAPPLRSSKITQIRSSQELRVTQGREAGGAGLPRLEVIFDCADRQQTEGCRLPAAAGGVDSPGEGGQSEAPPSLVAFAVSSEGTEPGEEPRRGRDHNRPHKHRARHARLRRSESLSEKQVKEAKSRCRSIALLLTAPPSPHSRGVLMFKKLRRRARKFTLVSYGTGELWRQETGDPEDSHSDSPCEEALLGASESEGDEELLSDSCEDDSAHVLTFGWDSGLGDVEKKLTREDKMEMLPDTSGKGALMFAKRRERMDQIAAQKEDAVGTGAQADSLSTGTSYQQTEVATAARQSCVSRSYIEVSPGPGHAPQHNGFGVAACTVEAPRTAPMNRTARPFPGSPAQPAAAFSPPRGWTSPTADFPAPPPYSAITPPPGALAHAASSPTAGPTQPPPWPQPAPWSPDCIASRDERISVPAKRTGILQEAKRRSTTKPMFTFKEPKVSPNPELLSLLQNSEGKRGAGAGGDSGPEEDYLSLGAEACNFMQSPSAKQKTPPPVAPKPAVKPSSSQPVTPVTPVSPVWSPGLAPAHPPAFPTPTQSQGAIASSVKMAQPSYPPARPASALSVAGPFRGPQAAVASANYTANTVKPVAPMPAGGVGHGDAAGPPSELPGMQGRGAQLFAKRQSRMEKYVVDSDTVQAHTARAQSPTPSLPASWKYSSNVRAPPPVAYNPMHSPFYPLAAVKSQPPAPQASKPGKKKGKKPLNALDVMKHQPYQLNASLFTFQPPDAKAGPPQRSSTKVNSVPAPKQALPPLAVSASTPASRQAWSLCSVPAHSPQAALFPEATSPASASPVPGGVPSSPKQESATAVSLLAPRPKFSAKKSGVAVQWALPVSSWKTGPTCRCHNSPLGTLACLQLPSPAQ from the exons ATCCGAAGCCAGAGCAAAGCGTCGGGGTCCGGGCTACGTGAGGGCGATGAAGTGGTCTCCATCAACGGCCGCCCGTGCGCgggcctctcccacccccaggttGTCGAGCTCATGGAGAGCGTCCTGGACTCGCTGCACCTGCTGGTCAAACG AGCTTCCAGTGGGATGAGCGGGACTCCGATCCCTGAAACTGAAACCAGAACCCAGCAGCATCCCCCCCAGGAGGGGGACGTGGAAAGCACCACCCTGCAGATCCGACCAGCCCCACCGAGCCAGGACAGGGAGCCCTGCACGGTCCCCATCCAGAGTGGAGTCCCCCTCACCAAGGACCAAGGAGGTGGTCCCACTTTTCCTGGGAGCAGAGAAGAAACAGGCCTGAGCTGCCCTGAGACTCCCCACATGCCTGCCTCCCCAAAAGGACACTCCAGGGAGGAGCTGGTCCGGCCAGGCCCTGTGGTTGAGCTACAGTTGTCCCTGTCACAGGAGGTGCACACAGGCACGGGTGTCCCTGTGGTGGCTCTCCTGGGAGCTGAAACATCTCAGGGTCCTGACCCAGGTCCTAACTTAGACTGCAGTGGGGTCGCCCACATAAACTCAGCCCCCTCCGGTGAGAAAGCAGCCCCCCCTCTGAGGTCCAGCAAGATCACCCAGATCCGCAGCAGCCAGGAGCTGCGGGTGacccaggggagggaggcggggggcgCGGGGCTGCCCCGACTGGAAGTGATCTTCGACTGCGCTGACAGGCAGCAGACGGAAGGGTGCAGGCTGCCGGCGGCAGCAGGGGGTGTGGACTCCCCGGGGGAAGGAGGGCAGTCGGAAGCACCTCCTTCTCTGGTGGCCTTTGCGGTCTCGTCAGAAGGCACGGAGCCGGGGGAAGAGCCACGCCGCGGCAGGGACCACAACAGACCTCACAAGCACAGAGCACGCCACGCAC ggctccGGAGGAGTGAGAGCCTCTCCGAGAAGCAGGTGAAGGAGGCCAAGTCCCGATGCCGGAGCATCGCGCTGCTGCTgacagcccctcccagcccacacTCCAGGGGCGTGTTGATGTTTAAGAAGCTTCGGAGGCGGGCCAGGAAGTTCACGCTCGTCAGTTACGGGACCGGGGAACTCTGGAGGCAGGAGACCGGGGACCCGGAGGACAGCCACAGCGACAGCCCCTGCGAGGAGGCACTGCTGGGCGCCAGCGAGTCGGAGGGGGACGAGGAGCTGCTGTCAGACAGCTGCGAGGACGACAGTGCCCACGTCCTGACTTTCGGCTGGGATTCTGGACTCGGGGACGTTGAGAAGAAACTGACCCGTGAGGACAAGATGGAGATGCTGCCTGACACTTCGGGCAAGGGGGCCCTCATGTTCgccaagaggagggagaggatggaCCAGATCGCAGCCCAGAAGGAGGACGCAGTGGGCACAGGGGCGCAGGCGGACAGCCTGAGCACTGGGACGTCCTACCAACAGACGGAGGTGGCCACGGCGGCCCGGCAGAGCTGTGTGAGCAGGAGCTACATTGAGGTGAGCCCTGGCCCTGGACACGCACCTCAGCACAATGGATTCGGGGTGGCAGCCTGCACTGTGGAGGCCCCGCGGACGGCCCCGATGAACAGGACAGCCAGGCCCTTCCCGGGGTCCCCTGCCCAGCCTGCAGCCGCCTTCTCCCCACCCCGGGGCTGGACAAGCCCCACGGCTGACTTCCCCGCTCCCCCGCCCTACTCTGCGATCACGCCGCCCCCGGGAGCCCTGGCCCACGCAGCAAGCAGCCCCACAGCTGGCCCCACGCAGCCCCCGCCCTGGCCGCAGCCCGCGCCCTGGTCCCCAGACTGCATCGCCTCCCGGGACGAGAGGATCTCTGTGCCTGCCAAGAGGACGGGCATCCTGCAGGAGGCCAAGCGCAGGAGCACCACCAAGCCCATGTTCACGTTTAAGGAGCCCAAAGTCAGCCCGAACCCCGAACTCCTGTCACTTCTCCAAAACTCCGAAGGCAAGCGTGGTGCTGGGGCCGGGGGTGACTCCGGCCCGGAGGAAGACTACCTCAGCTTAGGGGCAGAGGCCTGCAATTTCATGCAGAGCCCCTCAGCCAAACAGAAGACGCCCCCTCCTGTGGCTCCAAAGCCGGCAGTcaagccctcctcctcccagcccgtGACGCCAGTGACTCCGGTGTCCCCAGTCTGGTCACCAGGCTTggccccagcccaccctcctgccttccccacacccacccagtcACAGGGCGCCATTGCATCATCCGTCAAAATGGCCCAGCCGTCCTACCCTCCTGCCCGGCCTGCCAGTGCCCTCAGCGTGGCCGGTCCCTTCAGGGGACCCCAAGCAGCAGTGGCCAGTGCGAACTACACTGCCAACACAGTCAAGCCAGTGGCCCCCATGCCTGCAGGTGGCGTGGGGCACGGGGATGCAGCAGGGCCACCCAGCGAGCTTCCCggaatgcagggcagaggggcccaGCTCTTTGCCAAAAGGCAGTCTAGGATGGAGAAGTATGTGGTGGATTCGGACACCGTGCAGGCCCACACCGCCCGTGCCCAGTcacccaccccgtccctcccggCCAGCTGGAAGTACTCCTCCAACGTCCGAGCACCGCCTCCCGTGGCCTACAACCCCATGCACTCGCCCTTCTACCCCCTGGCCGCTGTCAAGTCCCAGCCGCCGGCCCCGCAGGCCTCCAAACCCGGCAAGAAAAAGGGCAAGAAACCTCTCAATGCTCTGGATGTCATGAAGCACCAACCGTATCAGCTGAATGCATCCTTGTTCACTTTCCAGCCTCCGGATGCAAAGGCTGGCCCCCCCCAGCGGTCATCCACCAAGGTCAACTCGGTGCCGGCCCCGAAGCAGGCGCTGCCGCCCCTGGCAGTGAGCGCCAGCACACCCGCCAGCAGGCAGGCCTGGTCCCTGTGTTCAGTGCCAGCCCACAGCCCCCAGGCGGCCCTCTTCCCAGAGGCCACCTCACCTGCCAGCGCGTCCCCAGTGCCTGGGGGCGTCCCCAGCTCTCCAAAGCAAGAGTCGGCCACCGCAGTGTCTCTTCTGGCACCAAGACCCAAGTTCTCGGCCAAGAAGAGTGGAGTCGCAGTGCAG